The genomic interval GACAGTCAAACTCTGCTCGCGCCCGGTGGTCTTATCCATGGCCGACACTTGCAGAATGCCGTTGGCGTCGATATCAAAAGACACCAGCACCTGGGGTACGCCGCGCGGTGCGGGGGGAATGCCCATCAGCTTGAAGCGACCCAGGGATTTGTTGTCGGCCCCCATTTCGCGCTCGCCCTGGAGCACATGCACTTCTACTGATGTCTGGTTATTCTCCGAGGTGGAGAAGATATCCGATCGCCGCACCGGAATCGTGGTGTTGCGAGGAATTACCTTCTTCATCACGCCGCCGATAGTCTCCAGTCCCAAGGACAGAGACGTGACATCTAGCAGCATGATGTCCTGCACTTCCTGGGTGATGATGCCTGCCTGCACGGCGGCACCCACAGCCACGGCTTCATCAGGGTTCACGTTTTGGCTGGGTTCGAGGCCAATCAGACCGCGCACCAAGTCCTGCACCATGGGCATGCGGCTGCCGCCGCCCACCAGCACGACTTCGTCAACATCATTGGGGGTGAGGCCCGCATCGCTGAGGGCCTGCTTGAGGGGCGCGCGTAGGGCGCTGACCAGGTCGCCGCAGAGGCCTTCGAACTGCGATCGGCTCAGGCGCGTCTCAATATGCTTAGGGCCTTCAGGGCTCGCGGTGATAAACGGCAGGCTGATTTCGGTACTGGCTACGCCAGAAAGCTCGATCTTGGCTTTCTCGGCCGCCTCAGTTAGTCGTTGTAGAGCCTGGCGATCTTTGCGCAGGTCAATGCCCTCTTTTTCGAGGAATTCATCGGCCAGCCAGTCAACAATTTTGGTGTCGAAGTTGGTGCCGCCCAGCTGAGTATCGCCCGAGGTCGATCGCACCTCAAACACCCCATCGCCCACGTCGAGAATCGACACGTCAAAGGTGCCGCCCCCCAAGTCAAACACCAGAATGGTTTCGTTCTGCACCTGGTCGAGACCGTAAGCCAACGCTGCCGCCGTGGGCTCGTTCAAAATGCGCTTGACTTCCAGCCCGGCGATCCGCCCGGCGTTGCGGGTGGCCTGGCGCTGGGCGTCGTTAAAGTAGGCGGGCACGGTGATCACCGCCCCGGTCACTGGCTGGCCCAGGTAGCGACTGGCCTCATCCGCCAGCTTGCGCAGCACGATGGCCGAAATTTCTTCGGGGGCAAAATCTTTTTCAAGGCGGGGGCAGCGAATTTTGACGTTGCCTAAATCATCGCGGCGAATCGTGTAGGGCACCCGCTTAGAGGATGGGTCGAGCTCGGCGTAGCGACGACCCATATAGCGCTTGACACTATAAAAGGTGTTTTGGGGATTGAGCACCGCCTGCCTGCGGGCCATCTGCCCCACCAGCCGCTCGCCCTCTTTGCTAAACGCCACTACCGAGGGCGTAGTCCGCATCCCTTCGGCGTTGGCAATCACTACCGGCTTGCCGCCCTCCATTACAGAGACCACGGAGTTGGTCGTACCCAGGTCGATGCCAACTACTTTTCCCATGCGCTCTGGCGTCTCCTTATCTGTCGGACTGCGTGCTCAATGAAGGTTAGCACCGAGGGGGCATCGCTTCTGCCAACCTACTTACATCAACTTTCTTAATGATAGTCTGTCACAGGCTGGCCTAGATTCTACCGCACGGCTTTTGGAGGCTTAGTAAAGGTTGAAAGAGAGAGGATAAAGGTGATTGGCTTAGCAGTATCTCTGAGCCTACGAATGGCCTAGACTGGAGCTATCTTGAGAGCGCTTAGCCTTCTTTGGTTTATGGTGCAGACGCAGCCCAGGTTCTATAGCTTTGAAGAGTATCTGGCCTACGACGACGGCACGGAACATTTTTACGAGCTATTTAATGGAGAACTGATTGCGGTGCCGCCAGAGTCGGGGCAAAACGTACAAATTGCCAATCGCCTGCTGCTAGTCTTTGCGCTGCTATTAGGAATAGACCGGGTGCGGGGGCATGGCCTGGAGCTAGAAGTCAGGGGTGAACCAAAAAATCGTTATCCTGACCTGACGGTAATTCAGCCTGAACACATCGAGCTGTTGGCGAAGCGCAACACCATTCGCCTGACGATGCCGCCCCCAGCGCTGGTGGTCGAGGTAGTTAGCCCTGGAGAATTGCAGTGGGAGCGCGACTACGTAGCTAAGCGTGCCCAGTATGAAGACTTAGGCATTCCTGAATACTGGATCATCAACCCCCAAGATCGCACGGTGCTGGTGCTAGCGCAGCAGGGTCGGGGGTTTGACCCGGTAGGAACCTTTGCCGGAGAGCAACGCATAGAGTCGGCCCAGTTCGCCGATCTTACGCTGACCGCCGCTCAACTTTTTGCGGCGGGGTTGCCGGAATAGAACGCCATAGTAGGGGTGCAGTTTTATTGACCGCGATCGCACCCTGCCTGCAGACTTTCAAAGACAATCCTTAGGGTAACCACCCTCTATGCGCATCAATCTGAATATTCCTGATGAAGTTGCCCAGTGCCCAACCTTTTCTAGGTCCGACTGGCTGCGGGAAATGGCGATTTCCTTGTTTGAGCAGGAGCGGGTTACCTTGGGCATCGCCAGCCAGATTGCAGGCATCCACCTAATGGAGTTTCAAAGAATCATCGGCAGTCGCGGCGTTTGTGCCCACTACGATGCCGAAGAGTTTGTTAACGACATTGAAAACCTGCGCAGCCGGGGTTGGCTATGACCATTGTGAGCGATGCTTCATCTCTGGGCAGCTTGGCCCTGATTGACTGCCTCTGGCTGCTGGAAGCGCTCTACGGCACTGTGGTGATTTCAGACGTGGTGGCGAGGGAGCTAGCAACAGCTAAGAATGCTCGCATTCAGGCGGTGTTATCGGTCAGTTGGGTCAAGGTGCGGGTGCCGACGGAGAGTGCGATCGCAACCATTCAGCAGCAAGGCCAGCAGCTCGACCTGGGCGAAACTCAAACCCTGGCCCTGGCCCTCCAGCTCAACGCCGACGAACTGCTGATCAACGAGCGCAGAGGACGGCAGGTCGCCCAAGCGCTGGGTCTGTCGGCGATCGGCATCGTTGGCATTGTCATCGTCGCCAAGCAGCGGGCGCTGATTCCCAGCGTGCGACGGGTGATGGATGCCCTGGTGGAGCTGGCTGGCTTTCGCATCAGCCACCAGCTTTACCAAAAGATTCTTAAGTTTGTCGATGAAATCTAAGGTCTCAGCGAACGGGGTTCAGGGTTTAAGGTTCAGGGTTCAGGGCTGCACCTTAAACCCTAAACCCTAGACCTAATACCTCAAACCCGTTAGCCCTTGATACCCAGCAACTCCCCAGGTTCACCATCAAAATGACAGGATCCCTAGGTACACTGTCTTTAATGCAATAGTCCCCGCGCTCCAGGTTTTGTGATGACGGCCACCGTTCCCGCTCTCTCCGCCCAGTACGACCCCACGCAGACCGAAACCAAGTGGCAGGCTCAGTGGGAAGAGAACCAGGTCTTTAAAGCCGACCCCGACCACCCCGGCGAACCCTACTGCGTGGTGATTCCGCCGCCGAACGTGACCGGCAGTCTGCACATGGGCCACGCCTTTGAGAATGCGCTGATCGACACTCTGGTGCGCTACCAACGTATGGCTGGGCGCAACACCCTGTGGCTGCCGGGCACCGACCACGCCAGCATTGCGGTGAGCACGATTTTAGATCGGCAGTTCCAAGATGAGGGGTTGAAGAAGGAGGATGTGGGGCGCGATCGCTACCTGGATCGCGCCTGGGAATGGAAGGCTGAGTCGGGTGGCACCATCGTCAACCAGCTGCGTAAGCTGGGCGTCTCGGTGGACTGGAGCCGCGAGCGCTTCACCATGGATGAAGGGCTCAACACTGCGGTGCTAACCGCCTTTACCCAGCTCTACGACGAGGGGCTGATCTACCGGGGCAACTACATGGTCAACTGGTGCCCCGCCAGCCAATCGGCGGTGTCTGACCTAGAGGTGGAGCAGCGGGAGGTAGACGGCCATCTGTGGCACTTCCGCTACCCCTTTACCGACGGTTCAGGCTACCTGGAAGTCGCTACCACCCGCCCCGAAACCATGCTGGGCGACACGGCAGTGGCAGTGAACCCCAACGACGATCGCTACCGCGACATGGTGGGCAAAACCTTGACACTGCCAATTGTGAACCGCGAAATTCCTGTCATCGCCGATGACTATGTCGATGCGGAGTTTGGCACCGGCTGCGTCAAAGTCACCCCTGCCCACGACCCCAACGACTTTGCCATGGGCCAGCGCCACAACCTGCCCATGGTCACCGTCATGAACAAAGACGGCACCATGAATGAAAACACTGCCCATTTTCAGGGGCTAGACCGTTTTGAAGCCCGCAGTGCAGTGGTGCGTCAGCTCGATAACGAAGGCTTTCTAGTGCGCATCGAGGACTACCGCCACACGGTGCCCTACAGCGATCGCGGCAAGGTGCCCATCGAGCCACTGCTCTCCACCCAGTGGTTCGTCAAAATTCGGCCTTTGGCAGACAAAGCGTTGGACTATCTCGACAACCGCCAAGAGCCCAAGTTTGTGCCCGAGCGCTGGACGAAGGTGTACCGCGACTGGCTGGTCAACCTCAAAGACTGGTGCATCTCGCGCCAACTGTGGTGGGGCCACCAAATTCCGGCTTGGTACGCCGTTAGCGAAACCAACGGCGAAATCACTGACGACACTCCCTTTTTCGTGGCAGCCACCGAAGCAGAGGCTAGGGAAAAGGCCACCGATCGCTATGGTGAATGGGTGGAACTGGTGCGCGACCCCGACGTACTCGACACCTGGTTTTCGTCAGGCCTGTGGCCCTTCTCAACCATGGGCTGGCCCGATGAATCGGCTCAGGACTTCCAGACCTACTACCCCACGACCACCCTGGTTACCGGCTTCGACATCATCTTCTTCTGGGTGGCCCGCATGACTCTGATGGCGGGGCACTTCACCGACACCATGCCCTTTGAGACCGTCTATATTCACGGTCTGGTGCGCGATGAAAACAACAAAAAGATGTCGAAGTCGGCCAATAACGGCATCGACCCCCTGGTGCTGATCAACAAGTACGGCACCGACGCCCTGCGCTACACCCTGATTCGCGAAGTTACCGGGGCGGGCCAAGACATTCGCCTGGAGTACGATCGCAACACCGACGAATCCGTCTCGGTGGAAGCTTCTCGCAACTTCACCAACAAGCTGTGGAACGCCTCCCGCTTTGTAATGATGAACCTGGGCGGGCAATCTCCCGACAGCCTAGGTGTGCCCGATGTAGCGGGGCTGGAGCTGGCTGATCGCTGGATTTTGTCTCGCTTTAACCGAGTTGTGCAGAGCGTGCGCGACAACCTAGACCAGTACGGCATGGGCGAAGCCGCCAAAGACCTTTACGAATTTGTGTGGGGCGACTTCTGCGACTGGTACATCGAGCTGGTCAAGCCCCGCCTCCAAGGGGAAGGCTCGTCGAAGTTCACTGCAGCTCAGCAAACCCTAGCCTTTGTGCTCGACGGCATTCTCAAACTGCTGCACCCGTTTATGCCCCACATTACCGAGGAGCTGTGGCACACCCTCAACCAGGTGGGCAACGACCAGTTTTTGGCTGTGCAGCCCTACCCTACGGTGCAGCCTGACCTCATTGACGATGCCCTAGAGCAGCAGTTTGCTCTGGTGTTTAACACCGTGCGCACTGTGCGCAACCTACGGGCTGAGGCCGGTATTAAACCCAGCCTGCGCATTGAGACCATTCTCGAAAGCGAGAGTGCTGACGAGCGCCATATTCTGCAAGCCACCGCCGACTACATCAAAGACCTGGGCAAAATCGATACCCTGGTGATTCTCGGTGGCAAGCAGCCGGTCTCTACAGCCCACAGCGGTGAAACGAGCGCTACATCGCTGAATTCCTCAACGGAGCTGAGCGACAACCCGGTGGTGGCCGAAGTGCAAGGCTTCTGGCACAACCTGCTGCCCCTGCTTGACGACCCTCTGCACTACGGCGACTTGTTTTTTACCGCTTTGCGCCGTCCCGCTTTTACCATGCTGTGGATTTTGGTGGGTCTGGTGGCCCTCAAGTTTACGGGGGCGTTGGTGAGCGCGGTTGACAGCACCCCCATCTTTGGTGCCCTGATGGAGCTGGTGGGGCTGTGGGTGACGGTTAACTTTGTGCGGCAGAACTTGCTCAGCGGGGGCGATCGCGCCCGCCTCAATCAGACCTACCAGCAGTGGCGGCACAAGGTGCTTGACCCCGATATCGCAGCGCCAGCTCCCACCCCGGGCCTGCTGCCTGCGCCCGTGCCCCAAGAAGGCAGCGATGACGGTGCCCCCACCCCCCACGATGAGGGCCACGATACGGTTAGAGGGGATGGGGAGCCGAATCAAAAGCTGTTTGCTGGGGTCACCGGCACCGTGCAGGTACTCATTCCTTTGACGGGCGTGGTAGATGTCGATGCCCTCAGAGCCAAGGTGGAAAAAGACCTGGGCAAGGTGGAGGCGGAGATCAAGTCGCTCTCGGGGCGGCTGAGCAACCCCGGCTTTGTGGACAAAGCCCCCGCCGATGTGGTGCAGGGAGCCCGCGATTCCCTGGCCGAGGCCGAAGCTCAGGCGACCATTCTCAAGGCGCGGCTGGCAATGCTTTAAGGGGCAACAGGCGCCAATTCTCTGACGGCGAAATCTCGAAAGACTTCCCCTACCCACTGAGCAAGGGATTTCCCCCTTGCAGGAATCCGCAATCGTCTACAAAAGGGGGTATGGGTAAGGACTTTACAGCTAAGGATTAGGATCAACTGAGCTACGGGGCATTCACTAAACTGGGCTCGATCTTTGAATGCGTACACAGAGTAGATCCGTTGCCCAAATCAAAACTGGCTCAGAGGTGCGAGCATTTTTAGCCCTGGCGGTGCCCCTGGCCGGGGCTCAAGTGGCCCAGGCTGCTGTTGGTTTTGTCGACACCCTAATGATGGGGCGACTGGGGGCCGAAACCTTGGCGGCGGGTGGCCTAGCGGCCATTAGCTTTCAGCTACTGCTGGCGGTGATCGGCGGGTTTGTGATGACCGTGGGGCCGCTGGTGGCCCAGGCCTTTGGGGCGGGGCAAAGGGAGCAGGTTGAGGCGATCGCTCGGCAGGGGTTTTGGCTCTCGCTAGGGCTGAGTCTGCCAATGATGGCGGTGCTGAGCCAGCTCGATCGGATGCTGCTGGGGCTGGGGCAGCCCGAGGCGATCGCCGCCCTCACCACCCCCTACTTTCAGGGGATTTTGTGGGGCGCATTTCCGGCCCTGGCCTTTGCCATGCTGAGGGGCTACGCGGCGGCCCTAGCTGAGGCCCAGGTAGTGATTGTGATTGTGCTGGTGGGCACAGTCTTCAACATTGTGGGCAACTATGCCCTGGGGTTTGGCAAATGGGGCTTCCCGGCCCTGGGGCTGGGGGGGCTGGGGCTATCTAGCGGGCTGAGCTACTGGCTGATGTTTGGGCTATTTTTGCTCTACACCCTCAAACACCCCAATTTGAAGGAATACCGCTTTTGGCGCGGCTGGCACCGATTGCAGCCCCGGTTGGTCGGTCGGCTGCTGGGCATGGGGGGCGAGATCGCCGTTACCATCGCCCTAGAATTTAGCCTGTTTGCCGTGGTCACGTTTTTGATGGGTATCCTTGGCCCTGAGGTGCTGGCCGCCCACCAAACCGTATACCAAACGATTTACCTGATTTTTATGGTGCCCTTGGGTATGTCCTACGCGGCGACGGCGCGGGTGGGACTGGCTTTTGGTCAGCAGGATATGGGCGCGGCGCGACGGGCAGGGTATATGGCGATGGCGATCGCCGCTGCCTTTATGCTCCTGGCCACCCTTGGGCTGCTGCTGTTTCGCCAGTCCATCATTGGCCTGTATCTAGATCTGCGCGACTCGACCAATGATCCGGTGGTCGCCCTGGCTCTGCCGATGCTTTTTGTGGCGGCACTGGCCCAACTTACCGACGGCGTTCAGCGAGTCGCTTCAGGGGCGCTCTACGGGCTGCAAGATACCCGCATGCCCATGGTGCTCAGCGGGCTAGCCTTCTGGGGCGTAGGGCTGACTACGGGCTATCTCCTAGGCTTTTGGCTTGGCCTCGACGGGGTTGGGCTGTGGATTGGCCAATCTATTGGGGTAGCCACCGCCGGAATAATTTTTGTGATCCGGTTCCATCGCTTGACCCGCCCCGGTCGGGCAGTCTGACAGCAGCGCACAAGCTCCAGGGCCATGGTGAGCCAGGGTAGTTTATGGACGCACGGTTTCGTAGCGAATGAGGCGACGAATGGTGTCTGTAGAAACATTCAGCCGCTGCGCCATTTCGGCCTCAATGGCCGCTGGTGATCGCATCGGTAGGTAAAAGTCGAGGGTGCGAGGCACCGGCTTCACCACAATCACCTCAACCCGAGTTGCCCGGCGATCGCCCCCAGCAGCCGGAGCCTGACCCTCGTTGTCAATGACCGCGCGAATGCTGAGAATGCCTTCGTCCTGCGCCGCCGTATTGGTCGCTAAAACCAGAGGTGCGATCGCCCGGCCCGCCACCCCCAGGTAGTGATGAGTCCAGCCGTAGCCAGCCAGCCAAAATGCGGCCCCCAACAGCCCCAGGGGTAGCCAAAACTCAAGGCCAGAGTGAGTAAGGAGACGTTTGAGCGCAGGCATAGGCGATGGGGAAAGTTGGGAAGTGGGTAATGTAGGGGATGATTCTCAAGCTTAACGTCACCAGCATCACATCCACCCATCCACCCACCCACTCATCCACCCATCCACCCGCCCACCCATCCACCCCTCTCCTCTTCACACTTCCCTTGGGTAAACTAATTAATGGTAAACAGCAGGTTAAGCTAGCAAAGCGAGAGTTGTAGCCTTGAGAACACTTGCTGCGTCATCCCAATCGGATGCAACCCACAGCCAGCTAGAACAAGCCCTGTAGGCCCTGGGCACCGAGCCCTGACAATGCCCTCGCTAAGCTCGTGCAACATCTGGCTCGCACCCATCGATGGCAGAGGCGATCGCTTCAGCATTCGCGAACTCTGTGCCTAAGCCCGTCTGATCCCATCCACTCACCTCCCATCCCCTCGTCTCCCCATCTCCCCATGTTTACCCGCAGCCGCAAACACCTCACCCAGTGGCTCATGCTGACCATGGGCAGCGTTTTTGTGGTGTTTGGCGGGTTGCTCTACGTCATTGAAGTGGAGCGGGAGCTAAACAAACTCGACCAGCAGCTCTACCGCGAAGCGGAGCTGATGATTAGCAGCGGCGGCGCTGACTCGTCGCCCAATCCGACCTACCCCGTGCAGTTTCAGATCAAAACGGTGCCGCTGCTGGGGGGCAGCACCCTCAGCGTTAGCTCAGATCTGGTCTACGCCCGCTGGTACGACACCAACAACCACCTGCTGATGTTTTTTGGGCCGCTGTCGGGCGATCAGCGCGACATTCAGCCTGGTTACAGAACTCTGACCTATGAGGGCCAACGCCTGCGCCAGATGACGGTGCCCATTGAGTCGGAGGGGCAAACCCTGGGGCACCTAGAACTGGCCACTACCCTGGTACCGGTGGAAACTGCCCTCAACCAAGTTCGACTGGTTTTAAGCCTGGGGCTGCCGGTGGGGGTGGGCCTGATTGGGCTGCTGAGCTGGTGGTTTGCGGGCCAGGTGATGCGGCCCATTCAGTTGTCGTACCAGCGATTAGAACAATTCAGTGCCGATGCTAGCCACGAGCTGAGGACGCCAATGGCCGCCATTCTCAGTCAGGCCGAGCTGGGGCTGATGACAGCTTCGCCCCAAGAGCAGGTGGCGCGGCTTCAGCACATTGCCGGGCTGGCCCAGTCGATGGGTCAGCTGATTAACAGTTTGCTGGTGCTGGTGACAGCCGATCGCTGGTCGGGCACCCAGCAGTGCAACCTCACCCTCTTGGTAAAAGAACTCGCCCGCGAGTATCAGCCTCAAGTCAAGGCTAAGGGGCTTTGGTGGCGGCTAGAGCTGCCCCAGGCCCCCCTCTGGGTGAATGGAGACGCCAATTTGCTCCGACAGGCGATTGCCAACCTGCTCAGCAATGCCTGCCGCTACACCGCTACCGGCGGAGAGGTCGCCCTCTCCCTCAGCCACCGCGTCGACCGAATTATTATTACTGTGCAGGACAGCGGCATCGGCATTCCGGCGGCCGATTTGCCCCGCGTGTTTGACCGCTTTTACCGGGTTGACAAGGCGCGATCGCGCGATACTGGCGGCTTCGGGCTGGGGCTGGCGATCGCCCAGCAAATTGTTCAGGCGCACCAGGGCAAACTTACTGTAGTCAGCACCGAAAACCAGGGGTCAACCTTCACCATTACCCTGCCGTTACTTCTGCCTGCCAATGCCCAGGGGCAACCTGCTCCCCCGCAGACCTCGGGTTACAAGGCAAAGTGCTAGACCAAACACGTCATTGATTTCTCGTCGGCCAGATTACTACGGAAGATGCTTGAAACCCCTCACTCTACCGTTGACCGTCAAAAACTGTCCGGAGTGCTGTTCCGATGATTGTTGAGCGCAAAGTATGGCTAGCAGCGGCTTTGCCCGTGGTTTTGGCGGTAGCGGCCTGCGGTGGCGGCTCTTCTCCCACCGCCGAGACCGACTCCGATGCTTCCCCAGTGTCCGCTGGCAATGGCAGCGGCACCACCATTGCGATCAGTGGCGCTGGGGCGACCTTCCCCGCGCCGATTTTTCAGCGCTGGTTTGACGCCTATACCCGGCAAGTTGACTTCGATGTGCAGGTGAGCTACCAGTCGGTGGGCAGTGGCGCTGGCCTAGAGCAGTACATCGCCGGCACCGTAGACTTTGGCGCGTCTGAGGCCCCAATTACCGATTCCGAAGATCTCACCCAGGCTTTCGTCGACGCCTTTGGTTACGCCCCCATTCAGGTGCCGATCACTGGCGGTTTATTATCGTTCTCCTATAATCTTCCTGGGATTGACGATCTGGAGCTGCGCCTTTCCCGCGATGTCTACTGCGGCATCGTCACGGGCGAAATTACCCAGTGGAGCGACCCTGCGATCGCAGCGATCAACCCCGATCTAGAGATGCCTGACCTGCCCATCACCTGGGCTCACCGCTCCGACAGTTCGGGCACCACCTTTGTCTTTGTCAACCACATTGACACCGTCTGCGACGGCTGGTCAGGCGGCGTTGGCACCTCCGTTGACTGGCCCGTGGGCATTGGCGGCCAGGGCAATGAGGGGGTAGCCGCTACGATTCAGCAAACCGAAGGCGCGATTGGCTATCTGTCCTACGCCTATGCTGCCCTCATGGACATCGATTCAGCGTTGGTAGAAAACAACGCCGGCAACTACGTCGAGCCCTCCCCTGAAACCGCAGGCAATGCCCTTCTCGATGAAGAAATACCAGACGACTTTGCCCTGCTTGTCCCCGACCCAACTGGCGAAAACTCCTACCCCATCGTCGGTCTAACCTGGGTGATGATCTACAAGAACTACGAAGACGCAGCCAAGTGGAACGCCATGCGCGACGTGTTTGAGTGGTCCCTCGGCTCCGAAGGCCGCGCCATTGCTGAGGAATTGCTCTATGTGCCTCTGCCTGAGCCGCTGGTGGAGCGGATTCAAGAGGTGTTTGATACCGTTAACGCGGGCTAATTTAAACCTCATTGCTCTGGGGTACCTAGTCAAGGCAGGGCGCTCTCGCTAACGTTTGCTGCGGCCTTTTGGCCGCGTGAAACCAGCCCTCGGGAAACTTGGTTAAAGGCTATAGGCCCCATTGCGCTGTGGGCAATTTTGAAGAGTTGTTTCGCCATAAGCGCGCTGGAAGCCTAAGCGCGTTCCTGAATTTGGCTAGGCCACACCAGGGAAGACGGGTTTAAAGCACAATTAAATCTATTCCCCTCCTCCAAGGTCATGGTTCAGAATCTCAAATTTGATGCGGTCAGCGATCGCCTGCCACCCCAAAACATTGAAGCCGAAGAGGCCATTTTGGGCGGTATTTTGCTCGACCCTGAAGCCATTAACCGGGTGATGGAGATTCTCACCCCTGACGCCTTTTACATCGGTGCCCACCGCGATATTTACAAAGGGGCGCTGGCCCTCCACGCCAAGGGGCAGCCCGCCGATCTAATGACCATCGCCGTCTGGCTAAAGGACAACGGCAAGCTCGAACAGGTGGGTGGTCAAACCCGCTTGGCTCAACTGGTCGATCGCACCATTAGCGCCGCCAACATCGACCAGTACGCCACTCTGGTGATGGATAAATACACCCGCCGCCTGCTGATTCAAACCGGCGGCGAGATCTCTCAGCTGGGCTACGACACGACCTTGCCCATTGAGAATGTGATGGATCAGTCGGAGCAACGGCTGTTTGGCATTACCCAGTCGCGACCCCAGGGAGGCTTGACCTCAACCTCCGATATTTTGATTGAGACGTTTTCGGAGATTGAGCAGCGATCGCTCGGCGTCGTGCTGCCCGGCATCCCCTGCGGCTTCTACGACTTAGATGCCATGACCCAGGGTTTTCAGCGCTCAGACCTGATTATCGCCGCTGCTCGTCCGTCAATGGGCAAGACCAGCTTTGTGCTCAATATAGCTCGCAACATTGCTGCTTTACAGAAGCTTCCTGTAGCTATTTATAGCTTGGAAATGTCGAAGGTGCAGTTGGTCTATCGCCTGCTCTCCAGCGAAGTGGAGATGGAAAGCAGCCGCCTGCGCACCGGACGCATTGCCCAGAACGAGTGGGAAAAACTGGGCCACGCCATCAGCATTCTCTCCCAGATGCCAATTTTCATCGACGACACTCCCAGCATTTCGGTGACCGAGATTCGCTCTCGCTGCCGCCGCCTCCAGGCCGAGCAGGGTGGAGCCCTAGGGCTGATTTTGATCGACTATCTGCAACTGATGGAGGGCGGCGGCGACAACCGGGTGCAGGAACTGTCGAAGATGACGCGATCGCTCAAGGGTCTCGCCCGCGAACTCAACGTGCCGATCATCGCCCTCTCCCAGCTCAGCCGGGGTGTCGAATCGCGCACCAACAAGCGCCCGATGATGAGTGATCTACGTGAATCTGGAGCGATCGAGCAGGACGCTGACTTGATCATGATGCTCTACCGCGAAGAGTACTACGACCCCGACACCCCCGATCGCGGCATTGCTGAAATCATCATCACTAAACACCGCAACGGCCCTACCGGCACCGTCAAACTGCTGTTCGAGCCGCAGTTTACCCGCTTCCGCAACCTGGCTACTCCGGGGATGTAGCGATCGCCGTTAGGCTCAACCGAAACCGCTGGAGAGCACTGGTCGTAACCCCTAGAGGGCTGCAACTCAACCTCCAGCGCTTAGATTTTGCTCCTTTGAGAGGTAATCTAGCGTTAACGCAGCCTCTCCTTTGGAGAAGCGCGACTCAACCTCAGGAGACCTCCCATGGGCGACATGATTAGCTTTAAGCGACCCGATGGCCAATCGTGCCAGGGCTACTACGTCGAGCCAGCCAGCGGCAGCACTGCCCCTGGCATTGTCGTGATTCAAGAGTGGTGGGGCCTCAACAACCAGATCAAGGGCGTGGCCGATCAGCTGGTTCAGCAGGGCTACCGAGTGCTGGTGCCCGACCTCTACAAGGGCGAAGTCACCGTCGAAACTGCCGAGGCCGAGCACCTGA from Nodosilinea sp. FACHB-141 carries:
- the dnaB gene encoding replicative DNA helicase — its product is MVQNLKFDAVSDRLPPQNIEAEEAILGGILLDPEAINRVMEILTPDAFYIGAHRDIYKGALALHAKGQPADLMTIAVWLKDNGKLEQVGGQTRLAQLVDRTISAANIDQYATLVMDKYTRRLLIQTGGEISQLGYDTTLPIENVMDQSEQRLFGITQSRPQGGLTSTSDILIETFSEIEQRSLGVVLPGIPCGFYDLDAMTQGFQRSDLIIAAARPSMGKTSFVLNIARNIAALQKLPVAIYSLEMSKVQLVYRLLSSEVEMESSRLRTGRIAQNEWEKLGHAISILSQMPIFIDDTPSISVTEIRSRCRRLQAEQGGALGLILIDYLQLMEGGGDNRVQELSKMTRSLKGLARELNVPIIALSQLSRGVESRTNKRPMMSDLRESGAIEQDADLIMMLYREEYYDPDTPDRGIAEIIITKHRNGPTGTVKLLFEPQFTRFRNLATPGM